From a region of the Solanum stenotomum isolate F172 chromosome 2, ASM1918654v1, whole genome shotgun sequence genome:
- the LOC125856630 gene encoding putative late blight resistance protein homolog R1A-3 — MDNEGGREKGEANNSVESFSALYKDVVNVLDFIERLKNEEDKKTVEMVDQIENLKFGMAFICTYIQLSYSDLEQFDELMSVQRQEVENILQSILCDVEFNVAIKYNIHHVLTRLRDNIDYFISSQNRSTSSATMTEEQMDFLLLNLHHLSKYLTEQTQYEILHNVCGNMKDFHGLIVNGCIEHEIVEYVLPQFQLMAERVGRFLWDDQIDGESRLFKLAHLLMKIIPIELEVVNICFTNLKASTSAEVGHFIKKLLEICPDILREYLIHLQEHMINVITTTTSGAQNIHVMIEFLLIILSDMHRDFIHHDKLFDLLACVGELTKEVSTLVHDLEEKLRNKESTDKTNCATLDLLENIELLKEDLKHVYLTVPNSSQCCFPMSDGPLFMHLLHMHLDDLLNSNAYSIALIKEEIRLVKEDLESIRSFFVNIEQEWYKDLWARVLDVAYEAKDVIDSIIVRDNGLLHLIFSLPITIMQIKFIKEQVSDLHEKIPKNGGLLVVNSPKKLVESKSLQAGKIIVGFEEETIWIIEKLTRGSADLDVISITGMPGSGKTTLAYKVYNDKSISSHFDLRAWCTVDQEYDEKNLLNKILNQVNRSDSKLSENIDVVDKLRKQLYGKRYLIVLDDVWDTSKWDELTRPFPEVEKGSRIILTTREKKVALHGKRNTDLLDLRLLKPEESWELLEKRAFGNESFPDELLDVGIEIAQNCKGLPLVADLIAGVIAGREKKKAVWLEVRNNLNSFILNSEVEVMKVIELSYDHLSDQVKLCLLYIASYSKDTAMIISGLIDLWHAEGLVEQTEMKSEEEVMKVFLDNLISSSLVIIFNEIGEYPTCQLHDLVHDFCLIKARKEMLFDRISSSAPSSSSDLMPRIVTIDCKSEFFGLENFVLFGSNKKRHSGKHLYSLRINADNLDGGLSDTCHLRHLRLLRVLKLDHTFKVKDSLLNEICMLVHLRFLRIGTEVKSLPSSFSNLRNLEILSVYNKGSTLVLLPRIWDLVKLRILHMTSCSFLDMDTDEPILIAEDTKLENLRYLENLVLSYSKDAEDIFKRFPNLRILVFVLKESRDCSTKRHWFPKLDFLTELERLSVEFESSNDSEPSVGTNWLCNFHFPSSLKILSLGKFPLTPDSLSALARLSNLEGLSLENTIIHGGEWNMTEEDTFENLKFLELDEVILFKWEVGEESFPVLEKLELWRCCMLEEIPLSFGDICSLKIIKLVESPQLIDSAMKIKEYVEDIMGGDELHVVGRNNVPLF; from the exons ATGGATAATGAAGGAGGAAGAGAGAAAGGGGAAGCAAACAACTCAGTG GAGTCATTTTCTGCTCTTTACAAGGATGTTGTCAACGTTCTGGATTTCATTGAGAggttaaagaatgaagaagataaaaagaCTGTTGAAATGGTTGATCAAAttgaaaatctgaaatttgggaTGGCATTTATTTGTACGTACATCCAGCTTTCTTATTCCGATTTGGAGcaatttgatgaattaatgtcTGTCCAAAGACAAGAGGTTGAAAATATTCTTCAATCAATTCTCTGTGATGTTGAGTTTAACGTGGCGATTAAATACAACATACATCATGTCCTTACTCGCCTCAGGGataatattgattattttatcaGCTCTCAGAATCGTTCTACATCAAGTGCCACCATGACTGAGGAGCAGATGGACTTCCTCCTCCTGAATCTCCATCATCTATCCAAGTATCTTACTGAACAGACTCAGTATGAGATTCTTCACAATGTGTGTGGCAACATGAAAGATTTCCATGGGTTGATAGTGAATGGGTGCATTGAGCACGAGATTGTTGAATATGTCTTACCTCAGTTTCAACTCATGGCTGAGAGAGTAGGACGCTTCCTTTGGGATGATCAAATTGATGGAGAGTCTCGACTCTTCAAGCTAGCACATCTACTCATGAAGATTATTCCAATTGAGCTGGAGGTTGTGAACATATGTTTTACAAATTTGAAAGCTTCAACTTCAGCAGAAGTTGGACACTTCATTAAGAAACTCCTGGAAATCTGTCCTGACATTCTTAGAGAATATCTGATTCATCTACAGGAGCACATGATAAATGTTATTACCACCACTACTTCAGGGGCTCAAAACATTCATGTCATGATAGAGTTCCTATTAATTATTCTTTCTGATATGCACAGGGACTTTATTCATCATGACAAATTATTTGATCTTTTGGCTTGTGTTGGAGAACTTACCAAGGAGGTATCAACTCTTGTTCATGACTTGGAAGAAAAATTAAGGAATAAAGAGAGTACTGACAAAACAAATTGTGCAACCCTAGACTTGCTGGAAAATATTGAACTCCTCAAGGAAGATCTCAAACATGTTTATCTGACAGTCCCGAACTCATCTCAATGTTGCTTCCCCATGAGTGATGGACCTCTCTTCATGCATCTGCTACACATGCACTTAGATGATTTGCTGAATTCCAATGCTTATTCAATTGCTTTAATAAAGGAAGAAATCAGGTTGGTGAAAGAAGACCTAGAATCCATAAGATctttttttgtgaatattgagcAGGAATGGTACAAAGATCTCTGGGCACGTGTTTTAGATGTGGCATATGAGGCAAAAGATGTCATTGATTCAATAATTGTTCGAGATAATGGTCTCTTACATCTTATTTTCTCACTTCCCATTACCATAATGCAGATCAAGTTTATCAAAGAACAGGTCTCCGATTTACATGAGAAGATTCCCAAGAACGGAGGTCTCCTTGTTGTAAACTCTCCCAAGAAGCTAGTTGAAAGCAAGTCATTACAGGCTGGTAAAATTATTGTAGGTTTTGAGGAGGAGACAATTTGGATAATTGAGAAGCTCACCCGTGGATCAGCAGATCTAGATGTCATTTCGATCACTGGCATGCCGGGTTCAGGTAAAACTACTTTGGCGTACAAAGTATACAATGATAAATCAATTTCTAGTCATTTTGACCTTCGCGCATGGTGCACAGTCGACCAAGAATATGACGAGAaaaatttgttgaataaaattcttaatcaAGTTAATCGCTCTGATTCAAAATTGAGTGAGAATATTGATGTTGTTGATAAGCTACGGAAACAACTGTATGGAAAGAGGTATCTTATTGTTTTAGATGACGTGTGGGATACCTCAAAATGGGATGAGTTAACAAGACCGTTTCCAGAAGTTGAGAAAGGAAGTAGAATTATATTGACAACTCGAGAAAAGAAAGTGGCTTTGCATGGAAAGCGCAACACTGATCTTCTTGACCTTCGATTGCTAAAACCAGAAGAAAGTTGGGAGTTATTAGAGAAAAGGGCATTTGGAAACGAGAGTTTCCCTGATGAACTATTGGATGTTGGAATAGAAATAGCCCAAAATTGTAAAGGGCTTCCTTTGGTGGCTGATCTGATTGCTGGAGTCATTGCAGggagggaaaagaaaaaggcaGTGTGGCTTGAAGTTCGAAATAATTTGAATTCCTTTATTTTGAACAGTGAAGTGGAAGTGATGAAGGTTATAGAACtaagttatgaccatttatCAGATCAAGTAAAGTTGTGCTTGCTTTACATTGCAAGTTATTCGAAGGACACTGCAATGATAATTTCTGGGTTGATAGATTTATGGCATGCTGAAGGACTTGTGGAGCAGACAGAGATGAAGAGTGAGGAAGAAGTGATGAAGGTTTTTTTGGATAACTTAATTTCCAGTAGCTTGGTAATTATTTTCAATGAGATTGGTGAGTACCCGACTTGCCAACTTCATGATCTTGTGCATGacttttgtttgataaaagCAAGAAAGGAAATGTTGTTTGACCGGATAAGTTCAAGTGctccatcttcttcttcagatTTGATGCCACGTATAGTGACCATTGATTGTAAAAGCGAATTCTTTGGCCTTGAAAATTTTGTCCTGTTTGGTTCAAATAAGAAAAGGCATTCTGGTAAACACCTGTATTCTTTGAGGATAAATGCAGATAATCTTGACGGCGGTCTTTCTGATACATGCCACCTAAGACATTTGAGGCTTCTTAGAGTGTTGAAACTGGATCACACTTTTAAGGTGAAAGATTCTTTGCTGAATGAAATATGCATGTTGGTTCATTTGAGGTTCTTACGAATTGGGACAGAAGTTAAATCTCTGCCTTCATCTTTCTCAAACCTCCGGAATCTAGAAATCCTCTCGGTGTATAACAAAGGATCAACCTTGGTATTATTACCGAGAATTTGGGATCTAGTAAAGTTGCGAATACTGCACATGACTTCTTGTTCTTTCCTTGATATGGATACAGATGAACCAATACTGATAGCAGAGGACACAAAGTTAGAGAACTTGAGATATTTAGAGAACCTGGTGCTTTCCTATTCGAAAGATGCAGAGGATATTTTCAAAAGGTTTCCCAATCTTCGAATTCTTGTATTCGTTCTCAAGGAATCACGGGATTGTTCAACAAAACGACACTGGTTCCCAAAATTGGATTTCCTAACTGAACTAGAACGCCTCAGTGTAGAATTTGAAAGTTCAAATGACAGTGAGCCCTCTGTAGGGACAAATTGGCTGTGTAATTTTCACTTCCCttcaagtttgaaaatattGTCATTAGGTAAATTTCCTCTGACACCCGATTCATTATCAGCATTAGCTAGACTGTCCAACCTTGAAGGGTTGTCCCTTGAGAACACAATCATTCACGGGGGAGAATGGAACATGACAGAGGAAGACACCTTTGAGAATCTCAAATTTTTGGAGTTGGATGAAGTGATACTTTTTAAGTGGGAGGTTGGAGAGGAATCATTTCCCGTGCTTGAGAAATTAGAACTGTGGAGATGTTGTATGCTTGAGGAGATTCCGCTAAGTTTTGGGGATATTTGTTCATTGAAAATTATCAAACTTGTAGAGAGCCCTCAACTTATAGATTCTGCTATGAAGATTAAGGAATATGTTGAAGATATCATGGGAGGGGACGAGCTTCATGTTGTTGGCCGGAACAATGTCCCATTATTTTAA